The uncultured Methanolobus sp. sequence CCTGCTTGGAATAATTGCTTTTATTGCTTTGTTACTTATGACCAATTGAGATAAGGTTAGTAAATATTGGTGACTTATAAGCGACAACTAAGATTCAATATCACTATAATTGGGGTAATCCAAAAAAAAGAAAATAACCAAAGAGATAAGAACGAATGATCAAAAAGCAAAGGTTTGTCTGTTCAGATAATACTTTGCACCTCTGCACGACGTCCTTGCCTTCTTTTTGGACTGGGATTTCTTACCCTTAGCTTTTACCAGACTTGATTGTTTTGTATTGCTGTTTTTATTACTATTTTTCTTATTGCGGATATCGAACTTCACCTTTTTAATTGCCAGATCAATTGCCAGTCCCCTGAGCATCCAGCAAAGAGCCTGCGCTTGATAATATTTGTTCTTATCACGCTTTCCAGGGAATGTTTCAATTACAATTTTTGTAGCTTTCTTTCCTGCCATTTTCTGGAGCTCAAAAAGGTCTTTGCCTGAAAGTACATCCCCGGACGATACATGAAGACGTTTATACATTGCATTTGTCGGAAAAGGAGTGGCATTCATTGCAGCGATTTTTTTTCTAAGTTTGCCGATAGCAGGAGAATTCCGTACATCAATCAGGAATTCACGGTCATTCGGATATTCTATCCTTATTTTATGTTTGGTCTTAGAGAGCCTGTCAGCCTGCTTGTTCTGCATTCGTGGAACCCAGCGGAAATGAATATCAAGCTCATACTCCCTGATTATGTTGGTAATATCCTGATGGATGTTCCAGATATCATCATCCATTATGGGATAGATACCACGCATCTGATAAATCACCGTCTGACTGTCTCCCATTACTGTCAGCGGACCCTGACCATCAGCTTTGACATATTCAAGCATGCCTTTTTTAAGAGCAAGATATTCTGCAAAAAGAGCGTTGTTGCTGGCCCCTTTCTCAAGGCGGTCGTTTCCGAGTATTGAGAATGAGTTGTTTTGCAAGGTCACAACCCAACCTAACCCCATGCATCCTCCCGGATTAGGTGTGCATGAGCCGTCGAAGGTTATTGCATCCATGTTTATCGTACTGTTAGAATGTATCTTCAGTCGTACACAGGAACTTTCCCTTGCAAATTAATATTATCTCAAAAATATATAACTGTGTTCCAGGTAAAGTATTGAGGAATATATAGACGATAAAATGATGGAACAAAATGATTGGATGAATATGACGTTATATCTTAGTCAGCAAAATGCCAGAAAAGTTATTTCTGTGATCTTGTCCACCAATTCCCTGACTTCTTCTTCATGCACTTCTTCATCTGCATTCAGGCATTTTCCCCCCAGAGACACAAGATGCTCTATTGTTCTGATCATTTCCAGATCAAATTCATGGACCCTGCCGGATTCGTGAAGCTTCTGAACTATTTCAAGTATAGAATCTTCATCCTCCGATTCAATATCATTTTCTTCGCACAATGCATGCAGGTATATTTCAAGAGCATTGACCGCGGAAACACCGGCCAAGTTGAATGAATCCTGCTGATACAGCATTTCAGCATATTCAAGTTCTAAATTCACAATCTCTGCTGTTGCCTGCCTTTTTTGAATATTGATTGATGAAACCACGTGTGGCTTTATTGAATGAAGAATGCTTACCTGAGAATCAAAACAGGCAATAAATTCCTTTTTCAGATATTTCCTTTCGTTGGATTTCCTGACGGAATCTTCCAGATTGACCAGGTTTATTATCCTTTCATAAAAACCTGCAAAGGATTCGTATTTGTCATTCCTTACCTGCCCTGCGTATTTCTGAACAAATTGTTTGCAGTCTTCATACCATAAATTGTATCTTTCAAGGAGAGTGCTTTGCAAAAGCTCATTTTTGGAGTTTATCGCGCAAATACTGTATACGGTGTTTTGCAGACCTGTTGAGCCGTCATCGATGCGTATAATTCTTCTTTGTGTGGTTCCGTCCAGGAGATCCATATACATTTTTTCAATTTTTTCGGCCTCTTTGATATATGCGTCAATATCCGGACTTTCCATAATAAGAGAATAAGAAAAATCGTATATAAATGAACGCTGGCAGATGTTATATTGTTAGCGCGCATCAAATACACAAATCACAAAGTCTGTTCAGAAGCTCAAATAGCTTCTTTTTGTGAACTGAAATCGGAAAAGTCAGGTAGATGATTAGAATTTAATTATGGATGCGGCAGATAGTTGGATTTTTAAATTTTGCTCCGGTTTTATTTTTGCTTATGACAATCGTTAGAGATCAGTCCAATGGTCATGGGAACGAATATCCCAAAGAAGTAACCTGTGTAGTGGCCAACTGAATTTACGTAGGCTCCATTCTGCATGACCTCCTGTGGCACCAGGTCGGGGAGGATGAACAGGAAATTGATGGCGGCCAAAAATACCATTAGAAGATAGGTTTTCTGGAGATGAGGAATTCTTTCCAGCCATCTCCTGATATCAAAGCGTATCTGGATTACTTCGATTATGACATCTTTTTGCATGAAAACCAGTATCAAAGCAAATGTTATTATGAGTGAGTACTGGAAAGCCTCTGAGGGTATATTTTCAAGAACCAACAAGAGATTCATTATGACTATCAGGAGCAGGAATGTAAGATTCATGTGCCTGCAACAGAATTTATGCAGGAATTTGTAGATGGCATAAGACAGGTAGCCAAACATAGAACTGACGATTCCTGAAAATCCCTGATATGTTGTCTGAAGGCCGACCATTTCCAGAGATACTGCAGATATTATCCATGGCAGTAGCAGGAACATGAACATAGAATATAAACGGAAACTTCGCCTGTTGGTCTCAAAGTTAAATATCAGAAAACATGCTACCAGATAAGAGAACAGGTTCCCCAGAAAGTGCGGCAAACTGCTGTGTGTATAGTTTGACAGGAATAACGAGTATGCCGTTATTTCACCGGGAGTCAATATGAAATATGTATCTTTTATCCCAGCCGGAAGATCAAATATGATTACAAGCAGAGCCGGTACTAATAGAAAATAAAACACCCAGTCACTCATTTTCCAGTGTGCTGCAAACAGATGTGTTGAAAACAAAGGCTCAACACGGCATTTGATTTGTTTTAACATTGTAAAATCTATTGTGAGTTGAAGATAGATATGTTTTTGGGAACGAGGAAATAATTGAATCAATAATGAATATAGGGTCCTTTAGAACTGACACTCAAATAAAGGGAGTACATACCTTATTTGTCATTGCAAATATGCTGTAAGTGCTCCCCCACAAAAAGTACATTTTTAAAGCTGCTTAATTTTCAAAATAAAGACTATTTATATTTGAATTGGAAAATAAAGTGCCAATTTCCCTTAAATTCATGTAACTATTCAGCCTATCTCATTTCCACCAGGCTGCTTTCTCTATTTACGCTCAATTCTGCAATAAATAAACAAGTGGATTCCCATTGAATATTTCACTAATCGAGTCTATAACCGATAGAGATTTCTTGTTCACAGTAGAAACGTATCCTCTAATGCGGCAGAAATTTCTAGCCCCTTGTTCACTACGGAAAGTACCTGATATCTTCTGCTGTACCTTCGTCATTCTGATATCTCTTTCCGCCTGATTGTTATCAAACGAAACGTCCGGGTCGTACATAAACCGCAAGATATCCTCCTTAAACCTTATGAACCGATCCAGCAGGTTCTTTGCTGCAGTTTGCTTCTTACGTCCTCGTTTTTTAGACTGCACATCTGATTCCGGATCAGGAGGAATTTCGTTCATTCCATAACAGGTAATGTGATCATAATCCTCACTGAACTTTTGAATTAGTTCAGTATCTAAAAGACCATTATCTACCTGGTGTTTGATGCACACCAACAGATCACTCATTAGCTTTGGCCACTCTTGAACACTGTTTTCAGCAACTCCGGTTAACTCTCTTAACAGATGTGCATTACATAATGAATGCTGGCAATCATATTTGTAGTACGGTTTCCAGAAATCATGTGTTGCAACACCAGTATAACCTGGCAGGATACCCATGGAGTCCATTGCTTGCGACCCTCTTTTTTTATGTACAAAATAATATGTGAGGTTCTTAGTACCTGCTACATGAAGCCAATTACGGGATGCGTTTATTCTTAAACCTGTTTCATCCAGGTTGATAGCATGAGATTGCTTCAGGAGATATCTCACTCCGCTTTCAAATGCTTCAAGTTTATCATAGCAATTGCGTTCGATGTTCACTATTGTAGCAGGACTGATCCTGCATCCTAAAATATCAGAGAACAATTTGACAACACGCTGATAGGGAAGTAGCTGGTTAGTGTGCAAATAAACTGCAAAGGACCTAACTCGATGACCATATTGAGTTGGCTGAGTTACACCATCCGGAAAAACTGCTTTGTTCATATGAGAACATTCAGGACATTTTTTTATCTCACAGCGATGTTCAATGCACTTGATGGTTATTAGAGGAATGTCAAAGACCTGTCTTCTTTCATAATCAGGGGACACAGAAACTAACGATCCCCCACACTTGATGCATTTGTCTATATGATGAACAACAAGTTCATCCGGTTCATCATTCATTCTCAGTGTAGTACCCGGATGACCATTTTGTCCACCAGCAGATCGATCACTCTTTTTTCTCTGAGCTTTAACCTTCGGTTTTTTCCGTGCATAAGAATCAGTAGAAGGTGGTTTGCTACTATTGCAACTATTCTTATCAAGCATTTCTTCCAGATGCTTGACACGTTCTTCAAGCTGTGCAATTTGGAGAGCTTGTTGTTCGATGATTCCAAGTAATCGAGTTACAAGTTCTATTACTGCTTCTGGACCAGCTTCATAAACCGCAAGTATTTCTTCTCGTTCCATTCGAATCCCCTCAGATCAACAGAACTTTTATTATCAAAGTTAGAATGAAGTCATAGTATATTGATTTTTGCTTTATTGGAGAAGGAGGGCTGAATAGTTACAAATTCATTCCATATTATAAGTTTTATAAGACCGTCTATTGATTGCGTTTTCATAAAAATAAAAAAGTATGAGAATAAAGGGCTATTAAACTTTTAATGCCATAATGATTCATTATTATAGTACAATTTATTAAATAAACGGATTAAATTATGTACTTTAGTTAGGGGAGTTTAAATAAATACTGATATAAAGAAAATAAGGATTGTTATAACTGGAAATGAATGTCATTTTGAAAGGGGCCTATAATGAATAGTGATGTATTTTCTGTAGCTTACAGAACTATTGTTGACAGACATAATAAATTACGTTAATTGTTGAAGTATATCGTTAAACTCGTTTGAGCGATAAAATAACATTTTTTTCTTGTCAACTTTGTTTCTTTCCAACAAACCCAGTTCCTCTAAACCCATTATATCAGTTCTGGCAGTCTGATAAACTATAGACAACCTGTTTTCTATTTCCTTTATAGTAAAGGTCATTTTAGGATCATCAAGTAACCACTTTAAAATGTAAGATTGTCTTTCATTGATTCCAGGTATCTTCTTAAGATCGTACAGTTGTTTCTTTTCTTCTATTTTCTTTGAGATATACCCTTTTAAACTTTTGAATGCCTGATCCATGGTTTTCAATTGGTAATTTATGAAGTAAGTTACGTCATTCTCATCAAGTTCTGTATATAGATAAGCCTGAGAATATTGCCTGGGGGAATCCTTAATCATACGTGATATTGACATGTATTCTATTAACCAATAGTTTTTTGAAAGTAAGTACCAGTAGAATAATGCCCTTGCTGTTCTTCCGTTACCATCAACAAAAGGATGGATATATCCTATTAAGAAATGCAATATGCTTGCTTTAATTATAGGATGGATGAAATCATCGTCGGATTCTTTGTTGACAAAATTACATATATCCTGCATAACCTGTGAAATATGAATATGCTTCAATGGAGTGTGTACTATTTCACCAGTCATGTTGTCAATTACATAAATGTCATCTGATTTGCGAAATACACCTATGTGATCAGGATCATCCAGAGTGTTTTCAGTTATACAGCTATGAATATCCAGTATAGATTCAATAGTCAGTTTTTCGTTTTTCATCGATGATAATTTTTTGATCGTTTTGTAGTTGTTGAAAATCATCTGCTCTGATTTGTCTTTTGGATTTCTTTCCTGCATCAGCATTTTTTTTGCTTCCTGCCGGGTAGTACTTGCACCTTCCAATTGACTCGACGCTATTGCTTCCTCCATTATCGAATTCATCAAATACTGCTGTTGATGGTCTTTTCCAATGATATTCTGGCTTTCAAGAGTGCCACCTAAATTCAAATCAAAATTATGCAGTTTTTGCTGAATATCAGGAGTTAAATAATAAGTAAGTTGAAATCCGGGAACATCACTGATCTTTAATTGCTCCGAACCCAAATCCCTGCTCAATTTAAGCAATAACCATAGTTGCTCATGCGTGACAAAATCAGGAATTGGTTTGTGTTTAAATTCAGACCAATATAGATATCGATTGTTGTATTTTTTTGTAGCTGCGCTTACGTCATCATTATTAATGTAAGGCAGAATGCTCTGCAAAGACGGATCATTAAATTCAGGAGGAGCTTCAGGAATCCTCATTATAAACCTCTGGATAGTAATTACTAATTTAGTACAAATTAGTAATTAATGGTAATTAAATCTAATTACTAATTTTAACAAAATTAGTAATTAATAGTTTTCAGGAAAAATGAATATCTATAAATACATTCCATGTCTGTAAAATATTACAGGTAAAACCAGTAAGGCAGTGTACAATGATGTGCACGTACAATAGTTCTTGCTGGTGCTGGTCTATTTTTAATTCTAGCATCAAAAATGCAATTACAATCTAAATTGCTACGTTCAGATTCCTTAATACTTCCGCATCATATAACAGAATAAAATCGATAACTACACATCCTTTCAGAATGCCGGCTATTGTGCCTAGGCAAAGGCAAGCGATTAAAGCGCCCGCCTTTGGCGGCGCATAGGCAGAGTTTCAATATGATGCTTATTATGGTTGGATTTCTAGAAAGTAACAGATTCTTTATCTATTTTTTAGCTGAAACTATCCTTTCATCATGAAGAATAGCCCAAATATAAGCAGGTCCACGTACATCATCATTTATCTCGCCAGGTCCAGATAAAGGAAGACGCTTATAAACTTCTTCAAAATCAGATTTTGACAAATTATACTTAGTCCTGCATGGGACTATAAGATTACCTTTTACAATATATGTAAGTGGTTTTCCTGTTTTGGTTTTGAACTCCTTACCGGCGTGTTCAATTATTCTACTCCACACTTCATTAAATGATTCTGACAATCAAAACACCTCAACTATACATTCATTTTAGTTCTAAATAAAGAATGTTCTTTTTCACTCCATAACTCCCCTCAACACCTTAGCAACTTCCGGATCCTTCTCGACAAGCTCCATCAAAGCCATAGCAATATCAGAGCGTTTCTTCTCAACATCAATAGCGGCCTAGACAGTAAGTGTCATACCACACTTACAACAGAAATCAGAAGTAGGACCATTTACATGCTCACAACGAGGACAGGTCACAGAAGTTAACTCGGGCTTCAAGTCTTCCTTTTTAAGAATTCCATGAATCTTTAAAATAGCATCATCCATCTGACGACCTGACATGTGAATGTAAGTTCTGGGCATTTTGGATCCATGAATCCATCCTAAATGTTCCTCCATCTGAGCTTCGGTCAGATGCTGGGATAATTCCGTACTCCTTGAATGCCTGAAAAGATGGTTATACACCCTCTTTTCAATGCCTGCTCTTTCTGCAATCCGCTTGATAAGAACTCTGAAAGCCTGATATTTCATGTGTGCTCCGTGGTTCCTCTGGCCTACATTGATCCATAAGAATGCATCAGGATCTTCCTTCTGTGGGTGCATGTCTATCCATGAAGCCAGGTATGGAGCACTAAAAATAACTCTTACTCTTCGCATTCCTGTTTTACCGTCTACGGTCAGAACTGCACCGTACTGGTCAAACACAACATGCTTTAATCTCAGGTTTCCAATTTCACTGATACGAGCACCACTATCATAAAGAACAGCAACTAACGCCTTATCCCTCAAATGCTCGGCGGCACGGATCATTCTTTTAATCTCATCTTCTGTCAAAAGTTCCTCAGGCAACTTTTTCTTTTCACCTGCACGAGGTTTGATCCATTTAGTAATTTCCGGATCTTCACCGCCATTCATCCACCTGAAGAAACGCTTAATAGTAATCTTATATTCGTACTTGGTCCACTGGCTCAGATCCTTTCTCTCCAGCTCACCAACCACGCGGTAAATATCATCTTTAGTAGCATTCTTCAGGTCAAGATCATAGTCCCTAGCTAAAATGTTGAGTTGCGCCATATACTTCAAAACACGCACAAGCTTGATACCTTCCGCAAACAGAACATTGCAGAACTTGTATATCAGGTCCTTATTTTCCTGACAATAACTAGCATTTTCAATCCTTCTTTCGATTGAAACCAGATTTTTCTCATACTCATAAATTGAAGACATAGAAAAGTCACTTCGCAAGGATTTATTAAAATAGACTCCCAAGCGAAGTGAAAGTGTTACAGTACTAAACTGTAGTTTTTACGTCCCGACCGAGACTTGAACTCGGGTCTAAGGCTCCGCAGGCCTCAAGGATATCCGCTACCCTACCGGGACATTGGGGTTCATGCACTAATGTCTTTCTGGCATATAAAGATTATTGACTATAGGAAGGACACGTATCCTTAAAAAAGTACGTGTGCAATCAATAAAAGTTAAATGCTGCAAGAATGATTACTAATCATGTCGATGACAATAGGACTTGCAGGAAAGCCAAATGCAGGCAAATCCACATTTTTTAAAGCTGCAACACTTGCAGACGTTGAAATTGCTAATTATCCATTCACAACAATTCATGCTAACAAAGGAGTCACCTACGTAAAAGCCGAGTGTCCTTGTGTCAGCCGTGACAAGCGCTGTGGCAACTGTACCGACGGCATACGTTACGTACCCATAGAACTCATAGACGTTGCCGGACTGGTTCCTGACGCACACCAGGGACGTGGGCTTGGTAACACTTTCCTTGACGATCTCCGTCAGGCACAGGCAATAATTCACGTAATAGACGCCTCCGGTTCAACAGATATTGAAGGTAACCCGGGAGATGTCGGCGACCATGACCCGCTTGGAGACATAGATTTTCTCAACCATGAACTAACAATGTGGATTCACAGCATCATCATGAGGAACTGGACAAAACTGTCACGCAAGATTCAGGCAGAAGGACTTAACATCGAACACATACTCGCAGACCAGCTCATGGGAGCAGGAGTTAACGAGCAGCATATCAGTGAAGCGCTTAACCAATGTGATCTGGACAGGAACCACCTCACCAAATGGTCCGAAGAAGACATAATCCACTTCTGTGATGTTATCCGAGCACTTAGCAAACCGATGATAATCGCCGCAAATAAAATGGACGTAGCACCACCTGAGAATATCACAAATCTCCAGGCGCTTGAGCAAATAGTCGTGCCCACAAGTGCAGCCGCTGAACTGGCA is a genomic window containing:
- a CDS encoding ribonuclease HI family protein, with translation MDAITFDGSCTPNPGGCMGLGWVVTLQNNSFSILGNDRLEKGASNNALFAEYLALKKGMLEYVKADGQGPLTVMGDSQTVIYQMRGIYPIMDDDIWNIHQDITNIIREYELDIHFRWVPRMQNKQADRLSKTKHKIRIEYPNDREFLIDVRNSPAIGKLRKKIAAMNATPFPTNAMYKRLHVSSGDVLSGKDLFELQKMAGKKATKIVIETFPGKRDKNKYYQAQALCWMLRGLAIDLAIKKVKFDIRNKKNSNKNSNTKQSSLVKAKGKKSQSKKKARTSCRGAKYYLNRQTFAF
- a CDS encoding IS66 family transposase, with translation MEREEILAVYEAGPEAVIELVTRLLGIIEQQALQIAQLEERVKHLEEMLDKNSCNSSKPPSTDSYARKKPKVKAQRKKSDRSAGGQNGHPGTTLRMNDEPDELVVHHIDKCIKCGGSLVSVSPDYERRQVFDIPLITIKCIEHRCEIKKCPECSHMNKAVFPDGVTQPTQYGHRVRSFAVYLHTNQLLPYQRVVKLFSDILGCRISPATIVNIERNCYDKLEAFESGVRYLLKQSHAINLDETGLRINASRNWLHVAGTKNLTYYFVHKKRGSQAMDSMGILPGYTGVATHDFWKPYYKYDCQHSLCNAHLLRELTGVAENSVQEWPKLMSDLLVCIKHQVDNGLLDTELIQKFSEDYDHITCYGMNEIPPDPESDVQSKKRGRKKQTAAKNLLDRFIRFKEDILRFMYDPDVSFDNNQAERDIRMTKVQQKISGTFRSEQGARNFCRIRGYVSTVNKKSLSVIDSISEIFNGNPLVYLLQN
- a CDS encoding Fic family protein, giving the protein MRIPEAPPEFNDPSLQSILPYINNDDVSAATKKYNNRYLYWSEFKHKPIPDFVTHEQLWLLLKLSRDLGSEQLKISDVPGFQLTYYLTPDIQQKLHNFDLNLGGTLESQNIIGKDHQQQYLMNSIMEEAIASSQLEGASTTRQEAKKMLMQERNPKDKSEQMIFNNYKTIKKLSSMKNEKLTIESILDIHSCITENTLDDPDHIGVFRKSDDIYVIDNMTGEIVHTPLKHIHISQVMQDICNFVNKESDDDFIHPIIKASILHFLIGYIHPFVDGNGRTARALFYWYLLSKNYWLIEYMSISRMIKDSPRQYSQAYLYTELDENDVTYFINYQLKTMDQAFKSLKGYISKKIEEKKQLYDLKKIPGINERQSYILKWLLDDPKMTFTIKEIENRLSIVYQTARTDIMGLEELGLLERNKVDKKKMLFYRSNEFNDILQQLT
- a CDS encoding tyrosine-type recombinase/integrase, producing the protein MSSIYEYEKNLVSIERRIENASYCQENKDLIYKFCNVLFAEGIKLVRVLKYMAQLNILARDYDLDLKNATKDDIYRVVGELERKDLSQWTKYEYKITIKRFFRWMNGGEDPEITKWIKPRAGEKKKLPEELLTEDEIKRMIRAAEHLRDKALVAVLYDSGARISEIGNLRLKHVVFDQYGAVLTVDGKTGMRRVRVIFSAPYLASWIDMHPQKEDPDAFLWINVGQRNHGAHMKYQAFRVLIKRIAERAGIEKRVYNHLFRHSRSTELSQHLTEAQMEEHLGWIHGSKMPRTYIHMSGRQMDDAILKIHGILKKEDLKPELTSVTCPRCEHVNGPTSDFCCKCGMTLTV
- a CDS encoding redox-regulated ATPase YchF, translating into MSMTIGLAGKPNAGKSTFFKAATLADVEIANYPFTTIHANKGVTYVKAECPCVSRDKRCGNCTDGIRYVPIELIDVAGLVPDAHQGRGLGNTFLDDLRQAQAIIHVIDASGSTDIEGNPGDVGDHDPLGDIDFLNHELTMWIHSIIMRNWTKLSRKIQAEGLNIEHILADQLMGAGVNEQHISEALNQCDLDRNHLTKWSEEDIIHFCDVIRALSKPMIIAANKMDVAPPENITNLQALEQIVVPTSAAAELALRSASKGQAIKYEPGDKDFTIISDKLSPAQKKGLENVRALIQKTEGTGVQNCINSAVFDLLDLIIVYPVEDEGKWTDKNGRMLPDAFLMKKGSTAHDLAYRVHSDIGDSFLYAVDAKTKMRLGEKHELNDGDVVKIVSTAK